A DNA window from Candidatus Vicinibacter affinis contains the following coding sequences:
- a CDS encoding T9SS type A sorting domain-containing protein — translation MADFPECVDGYILDSAFWRANPNQPDQYPNRRLPRVLGWNCIDDVNSPWFGHPNPDPVYYPSHRQWSQTNPLCWGPNRHIMWVGTGKPGGAECFNLSVTYKDIVFNLATPGCDAGPVGCYKVLRQWTVMDWCTSVLGGHNQIIKVTDVEGPQVLYPDSARVNMESYACVGRWEVPPAWIIDNCSNEVHYTVEVEQGTVLGDETTGYVVVNMPEGIQIGYINAIDCCGNITKKRVVLNVVDRVPPQAICRSITTVSINGNQTPGSNLAKVCAESFDEGSFDNCQPHIYFKVIRMAELLGTNNGSNSNNVVACSGVNGDDNSILAGNQVYFDDCTYFCCADVGTKVMVVLRVFDVDPGAGPVAPIRMTSTSSVLNGRFSDCMIEVEVQNKSVPTVVAPPNIVVSCWFWFDITKLTDPNDATFGRVVTNLGDRKKVVTKDLVCYKFCERNDYTGYPGYVQTNAVPKPAPNQACEYYYQYFDTAHWDRKYELVWGFDGYVLSGCGSNPTITVNDLRECGQGVIQRIVSTQGPNNINVTAIQTIWFVDCDPFYVDDVTCNDPRYTDLMWPNGVCTQTPVTIDGCGADISPDNPQLGRPQVINNADDNCALLSIEYFDEIFNIEPDACFKVLRRWVVIDWCQYDPFIDPNFGRWEALQVIKVRDQDRPVVTCNVGPCEPAVIDPALGICVGHISLTADATDNCSPLDWLFWEYKIDAFNDGKGVHGGYDFRVGTLTRKQYAAGDTVEYSHNPFADDDHNPFDASGTYPIGIHKIKWFVEDGCGNVGVCESLFEIKDCKAPTPYCLTGVITVPMPASGCVEIWAKDLDHGSYDNCTAKENLKFYFDGDDTKTFINVCCADFVAQGQNDELRIEVEMWVEDEEGNKDYCKTVVIVQDNQDICPNTGSFGKITGNLKTEGGDVANPVDMQLYNNGNMMAQRVGSPYSFGDLKLNVNYMVSPNRNDEHNNGITTQDIVKIQKHILGQTPLNSAYKLIAADVNNSGSVTAADMSELRKLILGLTSEFSKVKSWTFVPAGYVFPDANNPWNAPRTSSLMLDNNKVVDFVAVKMGDVTNDARASNASNTQSRTNGVLNIEVDEKSVVAGESYKVSFKSSDFNNISGYQFTLKYDKSSLIFEGMEGGVLKATEANFGTNRLNEGIITTSWNSNKGESFGKDAELFTLVFKATRNGKVSQMFAITSDVTKAQAYNASEEVKEVRMGVRTDKGVVEGGVFELYQNEPNPFSKETVVKYRLPEASAVKLTVYDVTGKVVRVYELKGQKGLNSYQISKGDLNATGLLYYQLDATNHTATKRMLVVE, via the coding sequence ATGGCAGATTTCCCTGAGTGCGTGGATGGATATATTTTGGACTCTGCATTCTGGAGAGCTAATCCTAACCAACCTGACCAATATCCAAACAGAAGATTACCAAGAGTATTGGGATGGAACTGTATCGATGATGTAAACAGCCCATGGTTTGGACATCCAAATCCTGATCCTGTATACTATCCATCACACAGACAGTGGTCACAAACAAATCCATTGTGCTGGGGACCTAACCGCCACATCATGTGGGTTGGAACAGGAAAACCAGGTGGAGCTGAGTGCTTTAACTTGAGTGTTACTTACAAAGACATCGTTTTCAACCTTGCAACTCCAGGCTGCGATGCAGGTCCTGTAGGATGTTACAAAGTGTTGAGACAGTGGACTGTTATGGACTGGTGTACCAGCGTTTTAGGTGGACATAACCAGATCATCAAAGTTACAGATGTAGAAGGACCACAGGTTCTTTATCCGGATTCTGCAAGAGTAAACATGGAATCTTATGCATGTGTAGGCCGTTGGGAAGTTCCACCAGCCTGGATTATAGACAACTGTTCAAATGAAGTACATTACACTGTTGAAGTTGAGCAAGGAACAGTTCTTGGCGATGAGACTACTGGTTATGTAGTAGTAAACATGCCTGAAGGAATCCAAATCGGTTACATCAATGCAATCGATTGCTGCGGAAACATTACTAAGAAAAGAGTAGTGTTGAACGTAGTTGACCGAGTTCCGCCACAAGCTATCTGTCGTTCAATAACTACAGTGAGCATCAACGGAAATCAAACTCCTGGATCAAATCTTGCAAAAGTATGTGCAGAATCATTTGACGAAGGATCATTTGACAACTGTCAACCACACATCTACTTCAAAGTGATCAGAATGGCTGAGTTGTTGGGAACCAACAACGGTAGCAACTCTAACAACGTAGTAGCATGTAGCGGAGTAAACGGAGATGACAACAGCATCTTAGCTGGAAATCAAGTTTACTTTGACGATTGTACTTATTTCTGCTGTGCAGATGTAGGAACCAAAGTAATGGTTGTGTTAAGGGTATTTGATGTAGATCCAGGCGCAGGTCCGGTTGCACCAATCAGAATGACCAGCACAAGCAGTGTGTTGAACGGAAGATTCAGCGATTGTATGATTGAGGTGGAAGTACAGAATAAGAGTGTACCTACAGTAGTAGCTCCACCAAATATCGTAGTAAGCTGCTGGTTCTGGTTTGACATTACCAAACTTACAGATCCTAACGATGCTACCTTCGGACGAGTAGTTACAAACTTGGGAGATAGGAAGAAAGTAGTAACAAAAGACTTAGTATGTTACAAATTCTGCGAAAGAAATGACTATACAGGATATCCTGGATATGTACAGACCAACGCAGTTCCAAAACCTGCACCAAATCAAGCATGCGAATACTACTATCAGTATTTCGACACTGCACATTGGGACAGAAAATATGAGTTAGTATGGGGATTTGACGGATATGTGTTAAGTGGCTGCGGAAGCAACCCAACCATCACCGTAAATGACCTTAGAGAGTGCGGACAAGGAGTAATCCAAAGAATTGTATCCACACAAGGACCAAACAACATCAACGTAACTGCCATCCAGACTATCTGGTTTGTAGACTGCGATCCATTCTATGTGGATGATGTAACTTGTAACGATCCAAGATATACAGACTTAATGTGGCCAAATGGCGTATGTACACAGACACCGGTAACGATCGACGGATGTGGCGCAGACATCAGCCCTGACAATCCACAATTAGGAAGACCACAAGTAATCAACAATGCAGACGACAACTGTGCATTATTATCTATCGAATACTTCGATGAGATCTTCAACATAGAGCCGGATGCATGTTTCAAAGTATTGAGAAGATGGGTAGTTATTGACTGGTGTCAGTACGATCCATTCATCGATCCAAACTTTGGAAGATGGGAAGCATTACAAGTGATCAAAGTAAGAGATCAGGACAGACCTGTAGTAACATGCAACGTAGGCCCATGTGAGCCGGCAGTGATAGACCCAGCATTGGGAATCTGTGTTGGACACATTTCACTTACAGCAGATGCAACAGACAACTGTAGCCCATTGGATTGGTTGTTCTGGGAATACAAAATAGACGCATTCAATGATGGAAAAGGCGTACACGGAGGATATGACTTCCGAGTAGGAACGTTGACCAGAAAGCAATATGCAGCTGGAGACACTGTTGAATACAGCCACAATCCATTTGCAGATGACGATCACAATCCATTCGATGCAAGCGGAACTTATCCAATAGGTATCCACAAAATCAAGTGGTTTGTAGAAGATGGTTGCGGAAACGTTGGAGTATGCGAAAGCTTATTTGAAATCAAAGACTGCAAAGCACCAACACCATACTGCTTGACAGGAGTAATCACAGTACCTATGCCAGCTTCTGGTTGTGTTGAGATCTGGGCAAAAGATCTTGATCACGGAAGTTATGACAACTGTACTGCAAAAGAGAACTTGAAGTTCTACTTTGACGGAGACGATACCAAAACATTCATCAACGTATGTTGTGCAGATTTCGTAGCTCAGGGACAAAACGATGAGTTAAGAATCGAAGTTGAAATGTGGGTAGAAGACGAAGAAGGAAACAAAGATTACTGCAAGACAGTAGTGATCGTACAAGACAATCAAGACATCTGTCCTAACACAGGATCATTCGGAAAAATCACCGGAAATCTTAAGACAGAAGGTGGCGATGTAGCGAACCCAGTAGACATGCAATTGTACAACAATGGCAACATGATGGCACAGAGAGTAGGAAGCCCATACAGCTTCGGCGATCTGAAGTTAAATGTAAACTACATGGTGAGTCCAAACAGAAACGATGAGCATAACAATGGAATCACAACACAAGATATCGTTAAGATTCAAAAACATATCTTAGGTCAGACTCCATTGAACAGCGCATACAAATTGATAGCAGCAGACGTAAACAACAGTGGAAGTGTAACTGCAGCGGATATGTCAGAATTACGTAAGTTGATCCTTGGTTTGACCAGTGAGTTCAGCAAAGTAAAATCCTGGACATTCGTACCAGCCGGTTATGTATTCCCTGATGCAAACAACCCATGGAATGCACCAAGAACAAGTTCTTTGATGTTGGACAACAACAAAGTAGTAGACTTTGTAGCTGTTAAAATGGGAGATGTTACCAATGATGCAAGAGCAAGCAATGCAAGCAACACACAAAGCAGAACCAATGGCGTGTTGAACATCGAAGTTGATGAGAAGAGCGTAGTAGCTGGAGAAAGCTATAAAGTAAGCTTCAAGTCAAGCGATTTCAACAACATCAGCGGTTACCAGTTCACATTGAAGTATGACAAGTCAAGCTTGATCTTCGAAGGAATGGAAGGTGGCGTGTTGAAAGCAACAGAAGCAAACTTTGGAACGAACAGATTAAACGAAGGAATCATCACTACCAGCTGGAACTCTAACAAGGGAGAAAGCTTCGGAAAAGATGCAGAATTGTTTACGTTGGTATTCAAAGCGACCAGAAATGGAAAAGTAAGCCAGATGTTTGCGATCACAAGTGATGTGACAAAAGCACAGGCATACAATGCATCAGAAGAAGTGAAAGAGGTAAGAATGGGCGTACGCACAGACAAAGGAGTTGTGGAAGGTGGAGTATTTGAGTTGTATCAAAACGAGCCAAATCCATTCTCTAAAGAAACTGTAGTAAAATACCGTTTACCTGAAGCAAGTGCAGTAAAACTGACCGTATACGATGTTACTGGAAAAGTAGTAAGAGTGTACGAGTTGAAAGGACAAAAAGGCTTGAACAGCTACCAGATCAGCAAAGGCGATTTGAATGCTACAGGACTGTTGTACTATCAGTTGGATGCAACAAACCACACCGCAACAAAGAGGATGTTAGTAGTTGAGTAA
- a CDS encoding VCBS repeat-containing protein: MKNIIYIIINLLMIVLLSCCDSKKSKNNSLTETTGFKLLSPNITNINFKNTLTETDSFNYFIYEGMYNGAGVGLLDVNNDGLLDMILISNQETDKLYLNKGGFKFEDITKSSGIKKSNEWESGVTIADINADGWDDIYISCNLSDNSAFRRNKLYINNKNNTFTESAKLFGIDDIGYSIHANFFDYDLDGDLDLFVVNQPPNNYELKNKLQHKIELKYSSKFYENINNKNFIDKSKETNLQNSSYALSATIGDISNDGWPDIYISNDYEEPDQLFINNKNKTFTNISNTSLRHMSNFSMGVDIADFNNDGWLDIYTVDMVSEDHYRNKTNMGAMNPDKFWNLVSNGYHFQYMYNSMQLNQGNGLFSEIAHMLGIAQTDWSFAALFADFDNDGNKDIFITNGMLRDVRNKDIEIKKKEIFEKMAKENIHKLAQSSLTKFLDILPSEPIRNYLYKNTGNLGFQNVTTKWNLNEKSFSQGAAYGDLDNDGDLDLVVNNLNQPAFVYENLNQGNYINIKLLGSNFNTKSIGARAVLYSNNKLQMCEMTNVRGYMSTSELSIHFGLGASNKVDSLLIRWPSGKSMKIYNPKINQNLLFKEADAKDFFESQFNQTIKKVLSVEITSELLQGIQHKENMFDDYAREILLPYKMSTLGPCLDIGDVNNDQLTDFYLGGSSNLDGQLFLQNEFGGFIKSEFGPKKLYKECEEVDALFFDMDDDKDLDLFVASGGNENSLKSNGMKQQIYKNNGTGKFSEASIQLPTLNASLGIVKNGDFDNDGDEDLFLGGRQIPGKYGISCPSFILKNDKGIFKNATKDICPIMTKDFGNVTDACWLDIDNDSDLDLLIVGEWMPLRVFINDSYKLVEKTKDFGIENSRGWWNTIAFADFDNDGDFDLVAGNAGLNTKFKTSIQNPFKVYLGDFDKNSSHDIYLSAYDIDGNYYPVRGKQCSSEQMPFINNKYKTYAEFARSNIENILDGKMENAVIKEVDEFRSVCFENKGGRFEITSLPIESQISPIHSFIIIDINSDKLYDIIYCGNYYNREVETTRSDAGIGGVLLNKGNMNFVHMPFNLTGLKLFRDAREMRVLTVKEKIILLTANNNEILQANQLFLR, translated from the coding sequence ATGAAAAATATAATATATATAATTATTAATCTGCTGATGATAGTTTTACTCTCATGTTGCGATTCTAAAAAGTCAAAAAATAATTCCTTAACTGAAACAACAGGGTTCAAATTACTGAGTCCGAATATAACTAATATAAATTTTAAAAACACACTAACAGAAACAGACTCCTTCAATTATTTCATATACGAAGGTATGTATAATGGAGCAGGTGTTGGACTTTTAGACGTGAATAATGATGGCTTGTTAGATATGATATTGATTTCAAATCAAGAAACAGATAAACTCTATTTAAATAAGGGGGGGTTTAAATTTGAAGATATTACTAAATCATCGGGTATTAAAAAGTCAAACGAGTGGGAGTCAGGTGTTACAATAGCAGATATTAATGCTGATGGGTGGGACGATATTTATATTTCATGTAATTTGTCTGATAATTCTGCTTTCAGAAGAAATAAACTATATATTAATAATAAAAACAATACCTTCACTGAAAGTGCTAAATTATTTGGAATTGATGATATTGGTTATTCAATACACGCCAATTTTTTTGATTATGATCTTGACGGGGATTTGGATCTATTTGTAGTAAACCAACCACCCAATAATTATGAGTTAAAAAATAAATTGCAACACAAAATAGAACTGAAATATTCCAGCAAGTTTTATGAAAATATTAATAATAAAAATTTTATTGATAAAAGTAAGGAAACTAATCTGCAAAATAGTTCATATGCGTTAAGTGCCACTATAGGCGACATTTCAAACGATGGCTGGCCTGATATTTATATTTCAAACGACTATGAAGAGCCCGACCAGCTATTTATAAATAATAAAAATAAAACTTTTACCAATATATCGAATACCTCACTACGGCATATGAGCAATTTTAGTATGGGTGTAGATATAGCGGATTTCAATAATGATGGTTGGCTTGATATATATACTGTAGATATGGTTTCTGAAGACCACTATAGGAATAAAACAAATATGGGTGCTATGAATCCAGATAAATTCTGGAATTTGGTAAGTAACGGTTATCATTTCCAATATATGTATAATTCAATGCAATTGAATCAAGGAAATGGTTTATTTAGCGAAATAGCTCATATGTTAGGAATTGCTCAAACCGATTGGTCCTTTGCCGCATTATTTGCAGATTTTGATAATGATGGTAATAAAGATATATTCATTACCAATGGAATGCTTCGAGATGTAAGAAATAAAGATATTGAAATTAAAAAGAAGGAAATATTTGAAAAAATGGCAAAAGAGAATATTCATAAATTAGCACAATCTTCTCTTACAAAATTCTTAGACATATTGCCATCCGAACCAATAAGAAACTATCTATACAAAAACACTGGAAACCTTGGTTTTCAAAATGTGACAACTAAGTGGAATTTAAATGAAAAATCATTTTCTCAGGGCGCTGCATACGGAGATTTGGATAACGATGGAGACTTAGACCTTGTAGTTAACAATTTAAATCAACCGGCTTTTGTATATGAAAATCTCAATCAAGGAAATTATATTAACATTAAACTATTAGGTAGCAATTTCAACACTAAAAGCATTGGCGCTCGAGCCGTTTTATATTCTAACAATAAGTTACAAATGTGTGAAATGACAAATGTTAGAGGGTATATGTCAACTTCAGAATTAAGCATACATTTTGGATTAGGAGCATCAAATAAAGTAGATTCATTATTAATTCGATGGCCTTCTGGTAAATCAATGAAAATTTATAATCCAAAAATAAACCAAAATTTATTATTTAAAGAAGCTGATGCAAAAGATTTTTTTGAATCCCAATTTAACCAAACAATTAAAAAGGTTTTATCGGTTGAAATAACATCTGAATTATTGCAAGGAATTCAACATAAAGAGAATATGTTTGATGACTATGCAAGAGAAATATTGCTGCCTTATAAAATGTCTACATTAGGTCCATGCTTAGATATTGGAGATGTAAACAATGACCAATTAACTGATTTTTATCTTGGTGGGTCATCTAATTTAGATGGTCAATTATTCTTGCAAAATGAGTTTGGCGGTTTTATAAAATCAGAATTTGGACCAAAGAAGTTGTATAAGGAATGCGAGGAAGTTGACGCTCTATTTTTTGACATGGATGATGATAAAGATCTTGATTTATTTGTTGCCTCTGGTGGAAATGAAAATTCTCTTAAATCCAATGGTATGAAACAGCAAATTTATAAAAACAATGGCACCGGCAAATTTAGTGAAGCATCAATTCAACTTCCTACACTTAACGCTAGTCTAGGTATCGTAAAAAATGGAGATTTCGATAATGATGGCGACGAAGATTTGTTTTTAGGGGGACGCCAAATCCCAGGAAAGTATGGGATTTCTTGCCCGTCATTTATCCTAAAAAATGACAAAGGAATCTTCAAGAATGCTACAAAAGATATTTGCCCTATAATGACAAAGGATTTTGGTAATGTTACAGATGCTTGTTGGTTGGATATTGATAATGACAGTGATTTGGATTTGTTAATTGTGGGTGAGTGGATGCCTTTAAGGGTTTTTATAAATGACTCCTACAAATTAGTTGAGAAGACAAAAGATTTTGGGATCGAAAATTCAAGGGGTTGGTGGAATACAATAGCTTTTGCAGATTTTGACAATGACGGGGATTTTGATCTTGTAGCCGGGAATGCTGGATTGAATACTAAGTTTAAAACTTCAATTCAGAATCCTTTTAAAGTATATTTGGGTGATTTCGATAAGAATAGTTCACATGATATCTACTTAAGTGCTTATGACATAGATGGAAATTATTATCCAGTTCGAGGTAAACAATGTAGTTCTGAGCAAATGCCATTTATAAATAATAAATATAAAACATATGCTGAATTTGCCAGATCAAACATTGAAAATATCCTAGATGGAAAAATGGAAAATGCAGTTATTAAAGAAGTAGATGAATTTAGATCTGTTTGCTTTGAAAACAAAGGAGGAAGATTTGAAATTACATCATTACCTATCGAATCACAAATTTCTCCAATTCACTCTTTTATTATAATTGATATCAATTCTGATAAGCTATATGACATAATATACTGTGGAAATTATTATAATCGAGAAGTAGAAACTACACGAAGTGATGCAGGAATTGGTGGAGTTCTCCTTAATAAAGGAAATATGAATTTTGTACATATGCCATTTAACTTAACTGGATTAAAGTTATTTCGAGATGCCAGAGAAATGAGAGTATTAACAGTCAAGGAAAAAATCATTTTATTAACTGCCAACAATAATGAAATTTTACAAGCAAATCAATTGTTTCTTCGCTAA